A stretch of DNA from Microlunatus sp. Gsoil 973:
TACGCGTCCCGGGTCGCGGCGACCGCGGCATCGACCGAGGCCCGATCGCGTACGTCACAGCGGACGTACATCGCCCGATCGCCCAACGCGGCCGCGACGGCCCGGCCGGCGTCCTCCTCGCGGTCGGCGATTACCACCGTCGCGCCCTCCTGGTGCAACCGACGTGCCGTGGCGGCACCGATCCCGTTGGCGGCGCCGGTGACGAAGGCGACCTGATTCTCGAAGCGCACGGCTTGAGACTAATTGGAAACGCCCGGACTGCAGCGACACGCCGCACGGATGAGGGAATATCCGACCCCTCGCGGTATTCGGGTTGCGTGCGGACGAGGGCGAGCCACAATGGCGGCATGACGTTCGTGATCAGCATGATGCGCAGCGGTTCGAGGTAACCGTTGCGCTGACGAACGCCCGCGTTTCCTCGCAGTCTGAGGGAACGCATCGGTTCCGCGGTCTGCGATCTCCGCAACAACCCGTGCAGACCAGGAGCCATCATGATCAGCTACTTCACCACCTCGATCCCGTACGTCAACGCCCGACCCCATCTCGGACACGCGCTCGAGTTCGTCCAGACCGATGTGCTGGCCCGCCACCGCCGGCTTCGCGGAGACCAGGTCCGTTTTCTCACCGGGACCGACGACAACGCGCTCAAGAACGTCACTGCTGCCCGGGAGGCCGGGCTACCGGTGGCCGAGTTCGTCCGGGCGAACGGTGATGCCTTCGTCGGCCTCGCCGACGCACTGGCGATCAGCTGTGACGACGTGATCCGGACCGGCTCCGATCCGCGGCATCGACGAGGGGTCGCGGCGCTCTGGGACCGGATCCGCGGCGATCTCTACCGGCGCAGCTACACCGGCCGCTATTGCGCGGGCTGCGAGCAGTTCTACAGCGAGGCCGAGTTGCTCGACGGCCGCTGCCCGGAACACGGCACCGTACCCGAGATGGTCACCGAGCAGAACTGGTTCTTCCGGTTGTCGTCCTATCAGCAGCGGATCGAGGACGCGATCACCTCCGGACGGGTCGACATCCAGCCCGAACACCGGAGGGCCGAGGTGCTCTCGTTCATCCGGTCCGGGTTGGAGGATTTCAGCGTCTCGCGGGCCGCCGAGCGGACCGGCGGCTGGGGCATTTCGGTGCCGGGTGATCCGAGTCAGACGATCTATGTCTGGTGGGACGCGTTGGCCAACTACATCACCGCGCTCGGCTATCCCGACCAGCCCGCCTACCAGCGCTGGTGGGCGGGATCGGACCACCGGACCCACGTGATCGGCAAGGGCATCAGCCGGTTCCATGCCATCTACTGGTTGGGCACCCTGCTGGCCGCCGGCGAACCGTTGCCGAGCCGGATCGTTGTCCACGAATACCTGCAACTGGCCGGGCGCAAGATCAGCAAGTCCGACGCCGACGCCCGGGTCGAGACTCCTGCGACGGTCCTCGACCGCTATGGCCGGGACGCGCTGCGTTGGTGGCTGGTCAGCGATGTCAACCGGGTCGGCGACACCGACTTCTCCGAGGAGCGGCTGCGCCGCCGGTACATCGAGGATCTGGCCAACACCATCGGCAACCTGGTCAACCGCGTGGTGGTGATCACCGGGCGTCACTTCCCGGACGGGATCGGTGCGGCCGCCGGTCCGGTCCCGGAACTGGAAGCCGTACGAGGGCTGTCTGCCGGGCTGCCATCGGTCGTTGATGATGAGCTGGATCGGTTCGACCTGCGCCGCGCGACCGGGGCCATCGTCGACGTGGCCGCCGCGGCCAACCAGGCGATCGAGGCGATCCGTCCCTGGGAGTTGGCACGATCGGAGCGGGCGGCCGACCGCGAGCGGCTGGCGACCAGCTGCCGGCAGCTGGTCGACGCCTGCCGGACCATCGCGACGGAGCTGGCACCGTTCATCCCCGACGGCGCCACCCGGCTCGGTACGGCGCTGGGCAGCGGGGACCTCGTCGGCGAGCCGATTCCGGCGTTCCCTCGGCTTCCGGTCTCCGACGACACGCCGCACGAATGAGTGATTATCTGACCCCTCGCCGGAGGTGGCGGGCGGTCGGTGGACGACACGCGGCGGAAATGAAGGATTATCTGACCCCTCGGCAGACGGGACAGAGCTCAAGCTTCCTTCAACTTCAAGTACCCTCGGGGCATGCAGACCTCCGACTTGCTGAGCATCGGTGAGGTCGCCGCGCGCTCTGGCCTTGCCGCGTCGGCGATCCGGTTCTACGAGGCACACGGGCTGATCAGCTCGGTGCGGACGACCGGGAACCAGCGACGGTTCCGCCGCTCCACCCTCCGGCGGCTGGCGTTCATCCGGTCCGCGCAACGGGTCGGTCTGAGCCTGGAAGAGATCACTGCCGCCCTCTCCACCCTGCCGGAGGGCCGCACGCCGACCCGGACCGA
This window harbors:
- the metG gene encoding methionine--tRNA ligase, translating into MISYFTTSIPYVNARPHLGHALEFVQTDVLARHRRLRGDQVRFLTGTDDNALKNVTAAREAGLPVAEFVRANGDAFVGLADALAISCDDVIRTGSDPRHRRGVAALWDRIRGDLYRRSYTGRYCAGCEQFYSEAELLDGRCPEHGTVPEMVTEQNWFFRLSSYQQRIEDAITSGRVDIQPEHRRAEVLSFIRSGLEDFSVSRAAERTGGWGISVPGDPSQTIYVWWDALANYITALGYPDQPAYQRWWAGSDHRTHVIGKGISRFHAIYWLGTLLAAGEPLPSRIVVHEYLQLAGRKISKSDADARVETPATVLDRYGRDALRWWLVSDVNRVGDTDFSEERLRRRYIEDLANTIGNLVNRVVVITGRHFPDGIGAAAGPVPELEAVRGLSAGLPSVVDDELDRFDLRRATGAIVDVAAAANQAIEAIRPWELARSERAADRERLATSCRQLVDACRTIATELAPFIPDGATRLGTALGSGDLVGEPIPAFPRLPVSDDTPHE
- the soxR gene encoding redox-sensitive transcriptional activator SoxR; this encodes MQTSDLLSIGEVAARSGLAASAIRFYEAHGLISSVRTTGNQRRFRRSTLRRLAFIRSAQRVGLSLEEITAALSTLPEGRTPTRTDWARLSENWRPRIDEQIQRLIRLRDQLDSCIGCGCLSLQRCALQNPDDKAAATGVGARYLEPEAAQ